Proteins from a single region of Methanoculleus taiwanensis:
- a CDS encoding DUF128 domain-containing protein, with protein MSMSIRSERKYLEILRILKESHEPMGAKRLSEMMAERGFILSDRAVQYYLRYLDEMGFTVKVGNRGRVLTEEGTAETESALVDERIGFIISKLERLAFRSNFDPLTCTGNVAYNLTIVPEEHLDGVTEAFDEVIRAECGFFDSYKIVDTDPRVPDGHAGFITVCSVTLDGVMQKGGIPTRLEYAGRLAVKEGSTAEFIDLIGYRGTSIDPLQLFISAGLTSINRLVNAKCGIALANIRDVPVAAKGQVEQIIDQMKECGFVFPADIGIGAFNLREHPYRLPIVAFSGMNLIGNAIEKGYLLRTEIGAGSIPFSKISDAR; from the coding sequence ATGAGCATGTCCATTCGATCCGAACGAAAGTATCTCGAGATCCTCCGGATCCTCAAAGAATCTCACGAACCGATGGGGGCAAAACGGCTCAGCGAGATGATGGCCGAGCGGGGTTTCATCTTAAGCGACAGAGCCGTCCAGTACTACCTTCGTTACCTGGATGAGATGGGGTTCACGGTCAAGGTCGGAAACCGTGGCCGTGTCCTCACCGAAGAGGGGACGGCGGAGACTGAGAGCGCGCTCGTCGACGAGCGAATCGGCTTCATCATCTCGAAACTGGAACGGCTCGCGTTCAGGAGCAACTTTGATCCGCTGACCTGTACCGGGAACGTCGCCTATAACCTCACCATAGTGCCCGAGGAGCATCTTGACGGTGTGACGGAAGCATTCGACGAGGTTATCCGGGCAGAATGCGGTTTCTTCGATTCGTATAAGATCGTCGATACCGACCCGCGGGTGCCGGACGGGCATGCAGGGTTCATTACCGTCTGCAGCGTGACTCTTGACGGAGTGATGCAAAAGGGGGGAATTCCCACCCGCCTTGAGTATGCCGGACGGCTTGCCGTCAAAGAGGGATCGACTGCCGAGTTCATCGACCTGATCGGCTACCGGGGAACCAGCATTGATCCGCTGCAGCTCTTCATATCTGCGGGTCTTACGTCGATTAACCGTCTGGTCAATGCGAAATGCGGCATTGCTCTTGCAAATATCCGTGATGTTCCCGTCGCCGCGAAGGGTCAGGTAGAGCAGATCATCGACCAGATGAAGGAGTGTGGTTTTGTCTTCCCCGCCGACATCGGGATCGGAGCATTCAACCTGCGTGAACACCCATACCGTCTCCCCATTGTCGCCTTCAGCGGGATGAACCTCATCGGGAACGCTATCGAGAAGGGCTATCTGCTCCGGACGGAGATCGGTGCCGGTAGTATTCCGTTCTCAAAGATATCGGATGCTAGGTGA
- a CDS encoding AMP phosphorylase, with protein sequence MKLSAKLIDIANRGVLLHSADARSIRVRDGDRVQVTNVGAGKTAQAHVDTTGSLIPEGTLGVYRPLNAGLALAEGDSVEVRGADRPASLAYIKKKMDGERFTKDETFSIVKDIVDDTLSPGEVTAYVAASYIHGLDMDEVEYLTRAMVETGDQLRFSTRPIVDKHSIGGVPGNKISLLIVPIIAASGLKIPKTSSRAITGAGGTADLMEVVAPVAFSADEVQTMTEKVGGVIVWGGATNIAPADDRIITHEYPLKIDARGQMLASVMAKKLAVGADLVVIDIPVGKYTKIADIQEGRKMAREFMELGDRLNMRVECALSYGESLVGHTIGPVLEVQEALAVLEGKTEPNSLIQKSLSLAGIALEMSGKAAPGQGFSMAEDLLKSGKALDKFKQIIEIQGGDAGVTSESLTAGEHQFVVRAPQDGYVIELNNRSLITIARAAGSPLDHGAGIVVHAKKGSRVEKGDPILTLYADRAWRLQSAIEVARTLMPVVVEGMILEHIPSGRWI encoded by the coding sequence TCCGTGTCCGGGACGGCGACCGCGTACAGGTAACTAATGTGGGAGCGGGGAAGACTGCCCAGGCTCACGTCGATACCACCGGGTCGCTCATACCGGAGGGGACTCTCGGCGTCTACCGGCCCCTGAATGCCGGCCTTGCACTTGCTGAGGGCGACAGTGTTGAAGTCCGGGGAGCAGACCGGCCGGCATCGCTCGCCTACATCAAGAAGAAGATGGACGGAGAGCGGTTTACCAAAGACGAGACGTTCAGTATCGTCAAAGATATCGTGGACGATACGCTCTCGCCGGGTGAGGTGACCGCCTATGTTGCTGCATCGTACATACACGGCCTTGATATGGACGAGGTCGAGTACCTCACCCGTGCCATGGTCGAGACCGGCGACCAGCTCCGTTTCAGCACCCGCCCGATCGTCGATAAGCACTCGATCGGTGGTGTCCCCGGTAATAAGATCTCACTGCTTATTGTTCCGATAATCGCCGCAAGCGGTTTAAAAATCCCGAAGACGAGTTCGCGGGCAATCACCGGTGCCGGAGGAACCGCGGATCTGATGGAGGTGGTAGCACCCGTTGCATTCTCTGCCGACGAAGTCCAGACGATGACGGAGAAGGTCGGCGGTGTCATCGTCTGGGGCGGCGCGACGAACATTGCGCCTGCCGACGATCGGATCATCACCCACGAGTACCCGCTCAAGATAGATGCACGCGGCCAGATGCTGGCGAGTGTCATGGCCAAAAAACTCGCTGTCGGGGCCGACCTCGTCGTCATCGATATCCCGGTCGGCAAGTACACGAAGATTGCGGATATCCAGGAGGGACGGAAGATGGCACGTGAGTTTATGGAACTCGGCGACCGCCTGAACATGCGGGTCGAATGCGCTCTCAGTTACGGAGAGTCACTGGTCGGCCACACCATCGGCCCGGTCCTCGAGGTGCAGGAGGCTCTTGCTGTTCTCGAAGGAAAAACGGAGCCGAACTCACTGATCCAGAAGAGCCTCTCCCTCGCCGGAATTGCCCTCGAGATGTCCGGCAAAGCCGCACCTGGCCAGGGCTTCTCGATGGCGGAAGATCTTCTCAAAAGTGGAAAAGCACTCGATAAGTTCAAACAGATCATCGAGATTCAGGGCGGCGATGCGGGTGTCACGTCCGAGAGCCTGACCGCCGGTGAGCACCAGTTCGTCGTGCGGGCACCGCAGGACGGGTACGTCATCGAACTGAATAACAGGTCGCTCATTACGATAGCCCGTGCCGCCGGTTCCCCGCTGGATCATGGAGCGGGTATTGTCGTCCATGCCAAGAAAGGGAGCAGAGTGGAGAAGGGCGATCCGATCCTCACCCTGTATGCCGATCGTGCATGGCGGCTCCAGAGTGCCATCGAGGTAGCGCGGACGCTCATGCCGGTCGTGGTAGAGGGGATGATTCTCGAGCATATTCCGTCCGGGCGCTGGATTTAA
- a CDS encoding Ig-like domain-containing protein, which yields MHSGIPLLILLALALAVAPVTAGFPYTCSVDSDTDWVVAGGSGGAAVTVTVLSGSVAVPGLPVTFEISPGLGSITPATGVTDAQGHASATFMPGTVSGAATITARVESPAGEVVGTCEVGIDHAAPYRISMTAYTPEVTVGETTAVTVRLVDRYGNPVGNRRIAEMVSFTVGSAGGDAGFWNGSAYPDTLVGEVDAEGNATVTLRVSQVSGENLVFIDPPGQVPDRFLTIYGVANGVPASITHAVTPSAGSPPYQPADGTSKFTLTYTLFDRYGNPSGGQAVRITTSLSSEGERLLTTNSVGQVTIGYGPKETTGTVTITATAVANSSVTVSQPVEFTSTAPVNMLLTASPQNMPSRDVKPESEARIRAKVMDIKGNPVFGETVAFEIRAIDAGIYAQTEDPSLVSASALTNADGYADVVFCPGAFTTDRNNASYSATATGTCEIVATWGNISRTIAVTWKNYPYLSVETFTSDETVAVNDTIDVTVLLRGDGWALQPDPIDAMLVMDRSGSMERETDVTDASGHAISRLDAAKISAKTFIGSMNEDADRLGMVSYDYEGGVTLDADLGSDFAVVNASIDSLDADNGATATRAGLKSAIKHLIENPSSNPKAIRAVILMTDGNWNNAGSPVAHGTGWPAGGAYTFSNYATVLESSNYRYYTGFGGTLAGSPLSCANGEFTEQNLSIYAKNHGIRIYVIAFAFTPDNVVSTTFRSMAEHTGGFYRHAPNTQDLTDIYSEIAGELKTEAGVNTEMSVEFETVEVNGTLEAGADVFDYVYVPGSSTLIKSLNSTYTRDDTLNWANNHALSFDIGTVKLNQVWETTFRLKVLTDGNINVFGSGSTIAFNDGAEALNLPDLFITAVPGLNNTGVETMALVVDNLCCTGAEPYLDLLPVAWEVNYSGAATVSQTVSYSSDGGNTWVCFDARPAVTTHGVTPDSTVLDVRRLPPGEYLIRVHATSPDTPDARADLATPVQVGSSGQVKIQIR from the coding sequence ATGCATTCCGGGATACCTTTACTGATACTCCTTGCGCTCGCTCTCGCAGTCGCTCCTGTCACGGCCGGGTTCCCCTATACGTGCTCGGTCGACAGCGACACCGACTGGGTGGTTGCCGGTGGGAGCGGGGGCGCCGCCGTCACCGTGACGGTACTGAGCGGTAGCGTGGCGGTGCCGGGGCTCCCGGTAACCTTCGAGATCAGCCCGGGATTGGGCAGCATCACGCCTGCCACCGGGGTCACCGATGCACAGGGTCACGCTTCAGCGACGTTCATGCCGGGAACCGTGAGCGGCGCCGCAACGATAACGGCACGGGTCGAATCTCCGGCAGGGGAGGTGGTCGGAACGTGTGAGGTTGGTATCGACCACGCCGCACCATATCGGATAAGCATGACGGCGTATACGCCGGAGGTGACGGTCGGGGAGACGACGGCCGTGACGGTCCGGCTGGTCGACCGCTACGGCAATCCCGTCGGCAACCGCAGGATTGCCGAGATGGTCTCCTTCACCGTCGGGTCGGCCGGCGGAGATGCGGGATTCTGGAACGGGTCAGCGTATCCCGACACCCTGGTCGGGGAGGTGGACGCTGAAGGAAACGCCACGGTCACGTTAAGAGTCAGTCAGGTTTCGGGTGAAAACCTCGTTTTCATCGATCCGCCGGGTCAGGTTCCCGACCGGTTCCTGACGATCTACGGGGTCGCCAATGGGGTTCCTGCCTCGATAACCCATGCTGTAACCCCGTCGGCCGGCTCTCCTCCGTATCAGCCTGCGGATGGAACGAGCAAATTTACCCTCACCTATACTCTCTTCGACCGGTACGGCAACCCCTCGGGAGGCCAGGCCGTCCGGATAACGACCTCTCTCTCCTCCGAAGGAGAGCGTCTGTTGACCACCAACAGCGTAGGGCAGGTCACGATCGGCTATGGGCCGAAAGAGACCACCGGAACGGTGACGATCACCGCGACGGCGGTAGCGAACTCGTCGGTCACCGTCTCCCAACCGGTGGAGTTCACCAGCACCGCCCCGGTGAACATGCTGCTCACGGCAAGCCCGCAGAACATGCCGAGCCGGGATGTCAAACCTGAGTCGGAGGCACGTATCCGGGCGAAGGTGATGGATATCAAAGGCAATCCGGTCTTTGGGGAGACCGTCGCCTTCGAGATACGGGCGATCGACGCGGGCATTTATGCCCAGACTGAAGACCCGTCGCTCGTCTCGGCGTCGGCGCTGACGAACGCCGATGGTTACGCCGACGTCGTCTTCTGCCCCGGCGCCTTCACGACCGATCGGAATAATGCCAGCTACAGTGCGACCGCCACCGGCACCTGTGAGATCGTGGCAACCTGGGGGAACATCAGCCGGACGATCGCGGTGACGTGGAAGAACTATCCATATCTCTCGGTGGAAACCTTCACATCAGATGAGACGGTTGCGGTGAACGATACCATCGATGTGACCGTTCTTCTCCGGGGCGACGGGTGGGCGCTTCAGCCCGATCCCATCGATGCCATGCTGGTGATGGATCGTTCGGGAAGTATGGAGAGGGAGACTGATGTGACCGATGCGTCGGGACACGCGATCAGTCGGCTGGACGCAGCGAAGATCTCGGCGAAGACGTTCATCGGCAGCATGAATGAGGACGCCGATCGGCTCGGTATGGTGTCATACGACTATGAGGGCGGAGTCACGCTCGATGCGGATCTTGGGAGTGATTTTGCAGTTGTCAACGCCAGCATCGATAGTCTGGACGCGGATAACGGAGCCACTGCCACCCGGGCGGGGCTGAAAAGTGCAATCAAGCATCTTATAGAAAATCCCAGTTCGAATCCAAAGGCGATCCGTGCGGTGATTCTCATGACCGACGGCAACTGGAACAACGCAGGGAGCCCGGTTGCCCACGGAACCGGTTGGCCTGCAGGGGGAGCCTACACGTTCTCGAACTATGCAACGGTCCTGGAAAGCTCGAATTATCGCTATTATACCGGATTTGGTGGGACACTCGCCGGTTCCCCACTGAGTTGTGCCAACGGCGAATTTACCGAGCAGAACCTGTCGATATACGCAAAGAACCACGGTATCCGGATCTATGTCATTGCATTTGCCTTCACTCCTGATAACGTCGTGAGTACGACGTTCCGCAGCATGGCCGAACATACCGGCGGCTTCTACCGTCATGCTCCGAACACCCAGGACCTTACCGACATATACTCGGAGATAGCCGGAGAGCTCAAAACCGAGGCGGGGGTCAACACTGAGATGAGTGTTGAATTTGAGACTGTTGAGGTGAACGGGACCCTGGAGGCTGGCGCGGATGTCTTCGACTACGTCTACGTGCCGGGGAGTTCAACCCTGATCAAGAGTCTCAACAGTACGTACACCCGTGACGATACCCTGAACTGGGCCAATAATCATGCCCTCTCCTTCGATATTGGCACGGTAAAGCTGAATCAGGTCTGGGAGACGACTTTCCGTCTCAAGGTGCTGACGGACGGCAACATCAATGTCTTTGGATCAGGTTCGACCATAGCCTTCAATGACGGTGCCGAGGCGCTGAACCTCCCGGACCTCTTCATCACGGCGGTTCCCGGCCTGAATAATACGGGTGTCGAGACGATGGCGCTCGTCGTCGACAACCTCTGTTGCACCGGCGCCGAGCCGTACCTGGATCTGCTCCCGGTTGCGTGGGAGGTCAACTATTCCGGCGCGGCGACCGTCTCGCAGACCGTCTCCTACTCCTCTGATGGAGGGAACACCTGGGTCTGCTTCGATGCAAGACCGGCGGTGACCACCCATGGTGTCACCCCCGATAGCACCGTGCTCGATGTGCGACGGCTGCCGCCGGGAGAGTACCTGATCCGGGTGCATGCCACGAGTCCGGATACCCCGGATGCCCGGGCAGACCTTGCTACGCCGGTACAGGTGGGCTCATCGGGTCAGGTAAAGATCCAGATCCGCTAA
- a CDS encoding Ig-like domain-containing protein encodes MRYWIVGYLLLGAMLMVPSAAALIPDQVTATGSPDWVVAGGSEGAAVTVTVLNDSLPIQGLPVTFGVETELGSIAPGIVVTDAQGRASATFTPGTVSGTATITARVEYPAGEMIETCEIGIDHAAPDRIALVAYTPEVAVGETTTVTVRLVDRYGNIVDNRIGAETVLFTVGSVDGDAGFLDGGEYVDSIRQSVGADGNATVTLRVGQVSGENLVFIDPPAPITDGRFLSIESISHGNPASITPYVERSPAILPADGTSKFFMTFVVRDQYGNVVSGCPLTITNSRDGNPTATLTNSYGQVTVSYGPTLKIGVVTMTATAGEGADTVSASADIEFVSSEPVDMVLSANPEFMASRDVNDSITATVRAKVVDVRGNPVRNETVQFAITDVETGSYHATTGPEISAASSVTDENGYALVTFRPGAFIADSMDASYSGTASGTCDVVATWGAISRNVTLTWKNYPYLSVETSVSPETVEVNDTIDVTIRLRGDGWVVQQMLPIDVVLCVDRGEDMLLNDTADEKVGCDRMIYARDAAWNFTEFLSLGNNRAALVTFGDVSVDTPEHASPFVNGYVDLVNLSNTYNWKKNLAKDGNENDDVIAVESYYPGNNRIQYLDFAEVKKPLDSGTWMDVRTELWNIVPANREKTGEATAPLRKGLHTAITHLVEDGRPDAVKAVVVLMQNKYCYFGDPFGSDNGGSAMTCDPDDKNLSSGEGDYYAFGNGSSENMARYASDNGIMIYPIYYSGSSSTSEEDVPRELANQTGGHYFMADRSSELEAALRDILTILRDEASVNTAMDIAFENVSVNSNPRPGDEVLEYVYAPPVNSTRIWSYNSTATIIPAYARDDTASWNLDRQLHFDAGTIKVGQIWETTFRLKVLTDGNIDLFGPGSSIRFNNGTELLTLPAIYVTVLPDGDAPPVGSAALEVSNLQFTGTEPVYDILPLAWDLAYNGTATVTEDIYYQNDGIKWIYLGSKDADNSTSGDTYQAGVHAMPAGNYSFKVYATAPDAPDSWVTTDSPVSVKDLSRAYIQIQ; translated from the coding sequence ATGAGGTACTGGATAGTGGGGTATCTGCTGCTCGGCGCCATGCTGATGGTACCGTCCGCGGCAGCGCTAATACCGGATCAGGTCACCGCGACCGGCAGTCCGGACTGGGTTGTTGCCGGCGGGAGCGAGGGCGCCGCCGTCACGGTCACCGTGCTGAACGACAGCCTGCCGATACAGGGGCTCCCGGTGACCTTCGGGGTCGAGACGGAACTGGGGAGTATCGCACCGGGTATCGTGGTCACCGATGCGCAGGGACGTGCCTCGGCGACGTTCACGCCGGGAACCGTAAGCGGCACCGCAACGATAACGGCGCGGGTCGAATATCCGGCAGGGGAGATGATCGAGACGTGCGAGATCGGAATAGATCACGCCGCACCTGACCGGATAGCGCTTGTGGCATACACGCCGGAGGTGGCGGTCGGGGAGACGACGACTGTGACGGTCCGGCTGGTCGACCGCTACGGCAACATTGTCGACAACCGGATTGGTGCCGAAACAGTGCTCTTCACCGTTGGATCGGTCGACGGCGATGCCGGGTTCCTGGACGGAGGGGAGTATGTCGACAGCATCCGGCAGAGCGTAGGCGCCGATGGGAACGCCACGGTCACGCTCAGGGTCGGTCAGGTTTCGGGTGAAAACCTTGTTTTCATCGACCCGCCGGCGCCGATTACCGATGGTAGATTCCTGTCTATCGAAAGTATTTCGCATGGAAATCCCGCCAGTATTACGCCATACGTCGAACGGAGCCCGGCGATCCTGCCTGCCGACGGGACGAGCAAGTTTTTTATGACGTTTGTCGTGCGAGATCAGTATGGCAACGTCGTCTCGGGCTGCCCGCTCACCATCACCAACTCGCGTGATGGAAACCCGACAGCGACCCTGACGAACTCCTACGGGCAGGTCACCGTTAGTTACGGGCCGACGCTGAAGATTGGGGTGGTGACGATGACCGCAACCGCCGGGGAGGGTGCTGATACTGTCTCCGCCTCTGCAGACATTGAGTTTGTGAGCTCCGAACCGGTGGACATGGTGCTCTCCGCGAATCCTGAGTTTATGGCGAGCCGCGACGTGAACGATTCCATCACCGCAACCGTCAGGGCGAAGGTCGTCGATGTCAGGGGAAACCCGGTCAGGAATGAGACCGTCCAGTTTGCAATTACTGATGTAGAGACCGGAAGCTACCATGCAACGACAGGTCCTGAGATCTCGGCGGCGAGCTCTGTCACCGACGAGAACGGTTATGCGCTCGTCACGTTCCGACCCGGGGCCTTCATCGCCGATAGTATGGATGCGAGCTACAGCGGGACCGCGAGCGGCACCTGCGACGTCGTCGCCACCTGGGGTGCCATCAGCAGGAACGTCACCCTTACCTGGAAGAACTATCCCTACCTCTCCGTCGAAACCTCGGTCTCACCTGAGACGGTGGAAGTGAACGATACCATCGACGTGACCATCCGGCTCCGTGGGGACGGGTGGGTCGTGCAGCAGATGTTGCCTATCGATGTCGTCCTCTGCGTCGACCGGGGAGAAGATATGCTCCTCAATGATACCGCCGATGAGAAGGTAGGTTGTGACCGTATGATCTATGCCCGGGATGCGGCATGGAACTTCACCGAGTTTCTCTCGCTCGGAAATAATCGTGCCGCTCTCGTGACGTTCGGGGACGTGTCGGTAGATACGCCGGAGCATGCCTCTCCGTTCGTGAACGGTTACGTCGATCTGGTGAATCTTTCAAACACCTACAACTGGAAGAAAAACCTTGCCAAGGACGGGAACGAGAACGATGACGTCATAGCGGTCGAATCGTACTATCCCGGCAATAACAGAATACAATACCTGGACTTTGCCGAAGTGAAAAAACCGCTTGACAGCGGAACCTGGATGGATGTCAGGACAGAACTCTGGAATATCGTCCCGGCCAACAGGGAGAAGACCGGCGAAGCCACCGCACCGCTCCGGAAGGGACTCCATACCGCAATCACGCACCTGGTAGAGGACGGAAGGCCGGACGCCGTCAAGGCGGTCGTCGTCCTGATGCAGAACAAGTACTGCTACTTCGGCGACCCGTTCGGATCGGACAACGGGGGGAGTGCGATGACCTGCGACCCCGACGATAAGAATCTTTCCTCGGGTGAGGGTGATTATTACGCATTCGGCAACGGTAGTAGTGAAAATATGGCCAGGTACGCGAGCGACAACGGCATTATGATCTATCCTATCTACTATTCGGGCAGCAGTTCCACATCCGAGGAAGATGTTCCCCGCGAACTTGCCAACCAGACTGGCGGCCATTATTTCATGGCCGACAGATCTTCGGAGCTCGAAGCGGCGCTCCGCGACATCCTGACGATCCTCCGGGATGAGGCAAGCGTGAACACCGCGATGGATATAGCGTTTGAGAATGTCAGCGTGAACAGCAACCCGCGGCCCGGTGATGAGGTGCTCGAGTACGTCTACGCCCCTCCGGTGAACTCAACCCGGATCTGGAGTTACAACAGCACAGCGACGATCATCCCGGCATACGCACGCGACGACACGGCGAGCTGGAACCTGGATCGACAGCTGCACTTTGATGCGGGTACCATTAAAGTAGGCCAGATCTGGGAGACGACCTTCAGGCTCAAGGTGCTGACGGACGGGAACATCGATCTCTTCGGGCCGGGCTCCTCGATACGTTTCAACAACGGGACCGAATTGCTGACTCTGCCGGCGATCTACGTGACGGTTCTCCCCGACGGTGATGCACCGCCTGTGGGTTCTGCGGCTCTGGAGGTCTCGAATCTGCAGTTTACCGGCACAGAGCCGGTCTATGATATCCTGCCCCTCGCCTGGGATCTCGCCTATAACGGGACTGCGACTGTTACCGAGGATATCTACTATCAGAATGACGGAATCAAATGGATCTATCTCGGTTCAAAGGACGCCGACAACTCGACGTCGGGCGATACCTACCAGGCTGGCGTTCACGCCATGCCGGCCGGCAATTACTCGTTTAAGGTGTATGCCACCGCTCCCGATGCCCCAGACTCGTGGGTCACGACAGATAGCCCGGTGAGCGTCAAGGATCTCTCCCGCGCATATATCCAGATCCAGTGA
- a CDS encoding carboxypeptidase-like regulatory domain-containing protein, whose amino-acid sequence MHIRRLLCILVVGVLFVCGSAQATHLQITVLDEATSVGLSDVSLYVDGDYVGMTGSNGLFSYTHSMSESYRLKATRSGYNDWVGLVGGSASSVLIEMSRKSEVLAVDLFDGESLQPVRDAVVQVHGDGFDGSESTDASGRADFQVKAGGLYNIEIRAQSYYSLSRTVQMESSGRTVQYWIYRNDKFAALVKDSQTRQPIADATVTIDTGRAGTTGADGLLPLHLQRERRYLVVVEKPDYQTYQAEHLITADDVLLTILLSKSTYPVTVSVYDETRKPVEQADVFINGTWQGKTDRYGRYGLPSVEAGTYMVEVSAPGYTGWSDTCQITRTGEDIIVDLAYARADVMIKAEDADGRALAGTAVLIDGRPAGITDAEGTLRTVLKSSDSYNVSASLEGYRFASVALEVPLGRTAAEATVRLEREFDPVVLIGAFVLLLALIAAGFFYKKRRGAKRLRSPKTRSL is encoded by the coding sequence ATGCATATACGTCGCCTTCTCTGTATCCTGGTGGTCGGGGTGCTTTTTGTCTGCGGGAGCGCTCAGGCAACGCATCTCCAGATCACGGTGCTTGACGAGGCGACGTCTGTTGGTTTGAGCGACGTTTCGCTCTATGTCGACGGTGATTATGTCGGAATGACCGGATCAAACGGACTTTTTTCGTATACGCATTCGATGAGCGAGAGTTACCGCCTCAAGGCGACGAGATCGGGCTACAATGACTGGGTGGGACTGGTCGGCGGATCTGCATCGTCCGTTCTGATCGAGATGTCCCGAAAGAGTGAGGTTCTGGCGGTCGACCTCTTTGATGGGGAGAGTCTGCAGCCGGTGCGGGACGCTGTGGTGCAGGTGCACGGCGACGGATTCGACGGCTCCGAGAGCACCGATGCGAGCGGGAGAGCCGATTTTCAGGTAAAAGCGGGTGGCCTGTACAACATCGAGATCCGTGCACAGAGTTACTACTCCTTATCAAGGACGGTACAGATGGAGAGCAGCGGTCGCACCGTCCAGTACTGGATATACCGGAACGATAAGTTCGCGGCACTGGTGAAGGACTCCCAGACCCGGCAACCGATCGCGGATGCTACCGTCACCATCGACACCGGCCGTGCAGGCACCACCGGTGCCGATGGGCTCCTTCCTCTCCATCTACAGCGGGAGCGGCGATATCTGGTTGTTGTTGAGAAACCTGACTACCAGACGTATCAGGCTGAACATCTGATCACCGCGGATGATGTCCTGCTCACGATCCTGCTCTCCAAGTCGACCTATCCTGTCACCGTCTCGGTTTATGACGAGACCAGAAAGCCGGTGGAGCAGGCCGATGTCTTTATCAACGGAACGTGGCAGGGGAAGACGGATCGATACGGGAGATATGGCCTTCCGAGCGTTGAAGCAGGAACCTACATGGTAGAGGTCTCGGCACCCGGGTATACGGGCTGGAGCGACACCTGCCAGATTACCCGGACGGGCGAGGATATCATCGTCGATCTGGCCTACGCCCGGGCTGACGTGATGATTAAAGCGGAGGATGCGGATGGCCGGGCTCTTGCCGGTACGGCAGTCCTGATAGACGGTCGGCCGGCGGGGATAACCGATGCTGAAGGTACTCTCCGGACGGTGCTGAAATCCTCGGATTCGTACAACGTCTCGGCATCGCTCGAAGGATATCGTTTTGCCTCTGTCGCTCTCGAGGTGCCGCTTGGAAGAACTGCTGCAGAGGCGACGGTGCGCCTTGAGCGCGAGTTTGATCCGGTGGTTCTTATCGGGGCGTTTGTTCTCCTTCTTGCTCTGATAGCAGCCGGTTTCTTTTATAAAAAGCGGAGGGGCGCGAAAAGGCTCCGGTCACCGAAGACGCGCAGCCTGTAG
- a CDS encoding dCTP deaminase, which translates to MILSAEETLRRLQGGDLVIQPYSQTSQQPASYDLRAAEDTVLRKGACTLVHSIERVELPADIAATLRCRSSFARRGVLLGGGFVDPGFRGELTLCLVNAGEEDIFLEREDRVVQMILQTVMNGVRLYEGRYQDSRGTVQTR; encoded by the coding sequence ATGATCCTTTCAGCAGAAGAGACCCTCCGCCGCCTTCAGGGAGGGGACCTCGTCATCCAGCCCTACAGCCAGACGTCTCAGCAACCGGCATCATATGACCTCCGGGCTGCAGAGGATACGGTGCTCCGGAAGGGCGCGTGCACGCTGGTGCACAGCATTGAACGGGTTGAGCTTCCGGCGGATATCGCAGCGACACTACGGTGCAGATCGTCGTTTGCGAGGAGGGGCGTTCTCCTCGGCGGAGGATTTGTAGACCCTGGTTTCCGCGGAGAACTGACGCTCTGCCTTGTCAATGCGGGTGAGGAGGATATCTTCCTCGAACGGGAAGACCGGGTGGTGCAGATGATTCTGCAGACTGTGATGAACGGTGTCCGGCTCTATGAGGGAAGATACCAGGACAGCAGGGGTACGGTGCAGACACGATGA